In Streptomyces erythrochromogenes, the DNA window ACGCCGTAGTCGGCGTCGGGGCGGGTCGGGGGCTGCAGGATGGCGCCGCTCATCGCGGAGTGCCCGCGCGGCTCGTACATCAGCAGGGTCCGTACGTGGTCCATGTGCTCGATGAAGTGGAGCCGCTTCTCGGCCATGGTGGCGCCGGGGATCACCCCGACTCCCCCGGTGACGACCCGGGTCGGCATGCCCTCGGTGTGCGAGTCCACCGCGTGGTAGACGTGGCGCGTGCGCATCAGGCGTCCCCTCCAGCTGGTTAGTTGAGGCCCTCGGCCAGGGCCTTCTCGGTGGCGGCGCGGACGGCGGCCTCGGTGTCGCCGGTGAGCGGGAAGCGCGGCGGGCGGGTGGCCCCGCCGGGGCGGCCCGCCAGGTCCATGGAGAGCTTGATGGCCTGGACGAACTCGGTCTTGGAGTCCCAGCGCAGCAGGGAGTGCAGGGACTTGTAGAGCGGCAGCGCGGTGTCGAGGTCGCCGGCGACGGCGGCCCGGTAGAGGGTGGCGCACGACCGCGGCAGGGCGTTGGGGTAGCCGGCGATCCAGCCGACGGCGCCCGCGAGGGCCAGTTCGAGGAGGACGTCGTCGGCGCCGATGAGCAGGTCGAGGCCCGGCGCGAGTTCCGCGATCTCGTAGGCGCGGCGCACGTCCCCGCTGAACTCCTTCACGGCGACGATGGATCCGTCGGCGTGCAGCCGCGCGAGCAGGGACGGGACCAGGTCCACCTTGGTGTCGATGGGGTTGTTGTACGCGACGACGGGCAGCCCGGAGCGGGCGACCTCGGCGTAGTGGGCGCGTACGGTCTCCTCGTCCGCGCGGAAGGCGTTCGGCGGCAGCAGGAGGACGGAGCCGGCGCCGGCCTCGGCGGCCTGCTCGGCCCAGCGGCGGGCCTCGGCGCTGCCGTAGGCCGCGACGCCGGGCATCACGCGGTCGCCGTCGCCGGCGGCCTCGACGGCGGTGCGCACGACGCGCGCCCGCTCCTCGTCGGTGAGGGTCTGGTACTCCCCGAGGGAGCCGTTGGGGACCACGCCGTCGCAGCCATTGGCGATCAGCCAGGCCACGTGCTCGGCGTAGGCGTCGTAGTCGACGGTGAGGTCCTCGCGCAGGGGGAGCGCGGTGGCGACCATGATTCCGTGCCAGGGACGGGTGCGGGGCGCGGGGGTGTGCGCGTTGGTCATGAGAGGCTCCCTAGTGTGGTGTGTGACATTTTACTAGTGGGTGTGGCGCGGCCACAAGGGCCGGGACACCCCTGATCAGCGGTCGGTGGCGGGAAGTTCGGCGAGGTCGCGCAGCGGGACCGGGCAGGAGAAGGGGCGGCGGTCCGCCGTGGGCTCCTGTCCGGCGAGGGCGGCGACGGCCGGTCCGCACATGCGGCCCTGGCACCAGCCCATGCCCGCCCGGGTGAGGAGCTTGACCGTGCGGGCGTCCCGCGCCCCGAGGTCCTCGGCCGCCTCGCGGATCCGGCCGACCGGGACCTCCTCGCAGCGGCACACGACGGTGTCGTCGCGCAGCCAGCCGGTCCAGCCCTCGCCCGGGCGGTGGGCGGCGCCCATCGCGTCGGCGAAGGCGCGCAGCCGGGCGCGGCGGCGGGCGAGGCGGGTGACGTGGCGGTCGGAGCCCGGGGCCGGCTGCCCCGGGCGCAGCGCCGCGGCGACGGAGTGCGCGGCCAGCTCGCCCTCGGTCAGGGCCAGTTGGGCCCCGCCGATGCCGCCGGTCTCCCCCGCGGACCAGATGCCGGGGACGGTGGTGCGCTGTACGGCGTCCACCTCCAG includes these proteins:
- a CDS encoding dihydrodipicolinate synthase family protein; translation: MTNAHTPAPRTRPWHGIMVATALPLREDLTVDYDAYAEHVAWLIANGCDGVVPNGSLGEYQTLTDEERARVVRTAVEAAGDGDRVMPGVAAYGSAEARRWAEQAAEAGAGSVLLLPPNAFRADEETVRAHYAEVARSGLPVVAYNNPIDTKVDLVPSLLARLHADGSIVAVKEFSGDVRRAYEIAELAPGLDLLIGADDVLLELALAGAVGWIAGYPNALPRSCATLYRAAVAGDLDTALPLYKSLHSLLRWDSKTEFVQAIKLSMDLAGRPGGATRPPRFPLTGDTEAAVRAATEKALAEGLN